The genomic interval TCAATTACAATGACCCCCAGGGCAATAGTTCCTCGCCTTGCGATTTAGCAGTCCATCCAGTGACAGGCATCTCATATATGACTGGATGGCGTGCACTCAACACCAATGATGTGGAAATTATGACAATGGCTATAGACGCGGATATGAATTTGCTCTGGCGGGATAACTGGAACTACGGTTCATTATACGATGAGGGACACGCGATAGCCATATCTAACTATAGCGTCTATGTAAGCGGTATGGTAAGTTCTCCCGGAAACAATGATATGGTAACAATGTGTTACAGACTAAGTACTGGCGAGCGAAAATGGATTGAAATCTATCGGTATTCAACCTCAAGCAAAGAAATTGCCTGGTGTAATGCTGTGAAACAGAACGGTAATTATGCTTATATCGTATCAGCCGGGCAACTTCAGAATCCTGATTATGCACTGACTGTAATGTATAAGGTGCTTGATAATAACAGTGATAATCCAGCAGGTCATGAAGAGCCGATGTTTTACACCCAGATATATCCCCAGCCGTGCCACGACATAATGAAAATCACATTGAGTTCTCCAGCGGAACAATGGGCATCTGTAAGTCTTTATGATGCAACTGGTAGAAAAATCACTGACCTTTACAACGATTTTGCCAAAACCGGTCTGAATAAAATAGTTTACAATCCAGATAATTTGTGCAATGGTGTCTACTTCGTGCGGTTTGATGTTGGCGGTATAACTAAGACGGAAAAGGTGGTTCTGCAGCGATAATTAAAGATGGGCAGAGGATAAATTTCTCCTCTGCCCATTGACAGCTGTGTAAATATTTTTATAATTTAAGAAAATGAAAAGACGGCAAAGATACGGTCATTCCGAAAAACGACTACAGTTTCTGTTCACTGTAGTATTTATCGTATTAATACTATCAAGTCCTTCTTATGCCCAGGATTCATTAAATGTCAGGTGGATAAATGCTTGTTTTGGCAATAGTGCCCGTGATGTGACATACAGCGAAATCGAAAATAATAAATACACGTTTGTGTCTTTACATGGTAGTATACTTATTCTAAATGTGAATGATCCTTCTCATCCCCAAAAAATTAAAGAAATTGGACATCCGGGAGAAGGATGGCTAAATCCACTCCAAGGATGCGGGATAGCGGTATATGATACGCTCTTTCTAATTGCGTGTGGTCATTATGGATTATGGATATACAATATTGCGGTTCCATCTAATCCAGTAAGACTTTCAACCTGCAAAACACCCCGCGCCAGTAATGTTGCGGTTTCCGGGAATTACGCTTATGTGGCAGACGCCGAGAGTGGTTTGATTATTATTGACATTTCAGATCTGACATCTCCTCAGATAATAAGCAATTTTTATATACCGCCCCCTGGAGGTGTTGATGTTGTAGTTTCAGATACAATTGCTTATGTTGCTGGTGATGAAGTATGGATAATCAATATCTCCAATCCGTACCAGCCAGCACTTATAAGTATATGGAATCCCCATAATCTTTTGGAGGCAGTAACACAGATTGATAAGGAAGGTAATTTCCTTTATGTTACCGAAACAGGTATTTCGGTCTGTGGTTTCTGGATAATTGATGTGAGCAATCCCAGCAATCCAATTTCAGCGGACAGTATTCGTGTAGGCTGGGCAAGATATATAGATGCAAGCGGACAATATGCCTATTGCACAGCAGGTGTCGGCCTTATGATATTAAACATTTCCAACCCCTACAATTCATATCCAATTGTGACTCTTAACATCGGCGAAGACGGCCAGGGTCTTTGCAGTGCAGGAAATTATGTATATGTTGCCGCTATGGATAGCACATTAATCGTTGATGCCTCAAACCCTGCAAATCCAACTATTATAGGTGTATATTCCCATTTTAAAAATTGTCCAAGATATATTGTTGTTGCTAATAATTATGGGTATGTAAGTATGGGTGTAGATGGTTTAAGAATAATAGATATTTCCGATCCTTATCATCTAACCGAAATCGGTTACTGTGATACCCCGGGTGCAGCAGCAGGTATTGCATTGTCAGACAGTTATGCGTATATCGCTGATGGTGATTCTGGTCTAAGAGTTATTGACATTACAAACCCCTATTCACCTTACGAAATAGGAAACTTAATTTTACCTAACTATTCTTTTAAAAATATTGTAATAGACGGCACTTACGCATATATTGCTTCAGGAATTAAAGGATTGACTATTGTGGATATTTCAAATCCATCATCACCGTTTTTCGTAAGTTCATTATCACCTTCTGGTGGTTATATTAATGCAACTAATATAGTCAAGTATAGAAATTACATTTATCTGCTATGCGCGGCGGGTGGTGTTAGGATAATTGATGTCTCAAATCCATACCATCCTTTTGGAATAGGACGATTCAAGGATGGTTGTAGTGGTGGTACTGGATTTAACGGTGATTACGCACTTGTAACAGGATGTGGCCCAATCTATTCGGTTGATATTGATGACCCATCATCACTGGTTCCAGTAGATTCATTGAGCACGTACTACAATATAGGTATGGGGGATGTAAAATTAATGTTGCATTATGCGGTTGCCGGTGGTGACGGTATTCCATTGTACATAGTGGACTTTGCCGACCCCTTCAATATAGTACTTTCAGGTTATTACTACTGGAATCATCACATCTCTGAGGCATCATTCATTAGCATTGCACTTAAAGACAATTCCATTTTCATAACTACTGATTACGGTTTGCAGATATTCCAATTTTATGGTGCGACAGGGATTGCGGAATCTTTAAAAATTCCCAAAACAAATACATCTTTCACTCTAAATGCCGAACCAAATCCTTTTATAAATAATGTTAAAATAAACTGGCAAATCCCATCAGATATGCATTTCGGAGACCGCTTTGCTCAAATTATGATTTTTGATGTTCTTGGCAGGGTCGTTAAGACATACTCCATTGATAAAATAAACCATAATGAAAATTATGTTATCTGGGATAGTTCAGATAACAGTAATCATAGGCTGCCGCCGGGTGTCTATTTCTGTTGTTTTAGCATGAATAATCATTCTGTAACTAAAAAAATAATTTTACTGAAGTAATGATTAATATTGTATTTGCCTTTTTCATCTTCAACCCCGATAATTTCGGAAATAATAAAATTCAAAGCTATTGTGATACAGTAATTCTTCAATCTTTTCAATCTTATTACCATTGTCTCTCGGACTCTCTTTTCTGGGATTTTGAGAGTTCTAATGGTGGATTTATTGCTCATGGTTTCAGCCCTTACCCCGGTGGATGGGTCTGGGATAGTTTTATGCCCTGGACACAACCCCATTCTGGACATAAGGCATGGTTTATGACTTCTGATTGGTTCTGGGGGTTATATGAAGATAATTGCAGTTGGATATTGGAATCGCCAGTCATTGTCCTTAACTCAGCAGGTGCCTGCACCCTTTCATTCTATCACTGGTATAATATTGAATGGTGGTTTGATGGAGGTAATCTTAAAATTTCAACTGATTATGGTGCAACCTGGGCAATAATTTATCCGCTTGAGCCAGATAGTTATCCCTGTCCTTCTGCACACAACGGCAATTTTGGCATTCCCAACGAACCCTGCTTCAGTGGCGATTCATCAAATTTAGGGTGGCATCTGGCAAAGTTTTTATTAGATAATTATGCAGGAAAAATTGTCATTTTGCGCTGGCATTTTGGTTCAGACCCTGCTGATGTCCGTCCAGGTTGGTATATTGATGATGTAAAAATCACGAATGCCACAGGTATAACAAGAGATGTGGGAACTTCAAGTATTTTAAGACCTGTGATTAATGTCATACCAAATGTCATCTTATATCCTTTAGCCTCTTATCAAAACTACGGAATAGATAATGCGAATTTTAAAGCCTTTTTCCAGATCGACTCGCTCAACACAACTATTTATATTGACAGCATCAACATCTCGCTACCACCACAGGCTGAAACTATTTTAACCTTCAATCCCTGGCGTACTGGTAATAATTCAGGTATAACTTATGGGGTTTCTGCGTATGTAAAATTTTTTGGTGACCAGTATCCCTTAAATGATACAGTAAAAATGTTTACACAGACTTCACAACAATTCTGGGAAGTACTTTTAAAGCCCTTCCCCCTACCCAGTTCCGGACATTCACTTGCGGCACACAGTGATACATCATTTATGGTATTTGGCATCCATATCCCCGGACAATACCTGGATACTACTTTGGTATATATCACCAGCAGAGAAACATGGCATGGCGGACCCAAAAATCCTTTTGGTCCAGGTTCCTACGGGACGGTGAATTTTGTAAATGGGAAATTCTATCGCATCGGTGGCACCAATGATTTTCCCAATCCTTTAAATCGGGTTGATATTTATGACCCGGTATCAAATCTCTGGACTTCGGGGTCTCCTGCACCGGTTGGTCTAATTGACCAGACAAGCGGGGTATATAAAGATTCTCTAATCTATATTTTTGGTAACGGCAACTGGGGTTATCCGACGAGCAACGAGGTTTTTATATATGATACCTATCATGACATTTGGTTATCAGCAAATCCATTCCCGGGTACAGGGCGTGGTACTTGTGCGGGTGGAATTATTGATTCGTTTATTATCATTGCTGGCGGTTTCAAGACTGGCGGTGTATTCTGTAGTGATTATATAGTGGGCAAGATAAGTAGCACAAATCCGACTTTAATTACCTGGGGACAGTGGCAAGCAATTCCGGGTATGGATAGTGGTAGATGCCGCATTCCCTATACAATTGATAATTTAAATAAAGAATTGTGGCTTCTGGGTGGGAAATTGGCAAATGCTCTGGAAACTGGAGAAGTCTGGTCATACAATCCTTATACAAATATCTGGACAAATTGGCAGATGCAGAAACCAAACCCTGTTTGTAATGTAGGTTCAGTTGTCGTGGCGAAAACATGTTATGGAAATCGTGGTATTTTTATTCCCAGTGGTTATCATACGAATACCTACGTCAGAGAACATGAACTTTTACACTTAAGAAACCAAGGAGCAGAGGAACAAAAGTCCTTCGAGATGTATACAAAATGTGCGTATTTACAATGTCTGCCCAACCCTGCACGTAAATTTCTTAAAGTAAAATACCAGACTACAAACAAACAGGATATTCAGATAAAAGTGTTTGATGCCAGTGGCAGATTTGTAAAAATGATTGTTAACCGTAAAGGTGAAATTCCCGGAGAAAAAATAGCATATTGGAATTTATGCGACGAAAACGGAAAAACCATTCCAGCAGGTGTATATTTCATCCATTTAGAAACATCTGATGGAAATATGCTCTTGAGAAAAAAGGTTATAAAACTAAAATAAAAATCATGAGCAATGGTATTTCTGATGGCGTTTACTTTATTCGCATGAAGACTGATGATTATCAAGCAGTGGAGAAATTGATTGTAAGGAGGTAGAGAGCGCAGCGGGGGTGGCCAAAAATTGACCATCCCCGCAAAGAAAATGTGATTATGCAGAATAAACTAAAATTACCCTTAATCCATCGTTTACAAAGAAACAGGCGCTTTTCTCTTACTTCTTATATAATCCCCCTTTATCCGCTTTTTGTAATCCCCCTATTTCCCCATTTAGAAAAGGGGGATGAAGGGAGATTTGATAGAATTTTTAACAAAGTCAAAATTATATTGTTTTCTCTACTCATATCTGCCCTCTGCTTTGGCACAAGATTCCAGACGATATGGGAGAAGATGGAGTTCCCTGCGGATACTACATTGCCGCCGTTTGTCTATGGTATGAGATGTTGTGGAGTCGGGGATGTAAATGGTGATGGATATGACGATTTTTTGGTAAATAGGTCATCAGGAAACTATTATTATGAGCAAGATACTACGCTTGGTGAACATGTATTTCTACATTATGGCAGAAAATTTTTGAGTAGTGAACCCGATTTAATATTTTTTCATCATCATATAAACGGGGGAATCTACTATTATTCCGACGGTTTCGGCAATTTGGTAATCAACGGCCTTGGCGATGTGAATGGTGATGGATTTGATGATTTTGCTATTGTCGCCTGGAATGCTATTACCGATACGATGCCCTGGGGCGATATTGCGCAAGGCGGGAAGATTTATATTTATTTCGGTTCTCCATCTCCAGACACTATTCCCGAAATGATTGTAACAGGACATCTCATTTATAACCCACCCTTCTGGGTAGGTGACAGAAATCCGTCGGCAGTTTGTGGCTCTGATGTAAACGGAGATGGCTACAAAGATATTGTTATCGGATTTGCTGAATATTCGTCCTCCTGGAACTGGTATGACCGGTGTCGGGGACGGGTGTATATCTATTATGGCGGACCGCTATTGGACACAATCCCGGATGTCATTATCAATGGTGGTAATTACTGGATGCCTTTTCCTGCCCGCTATGAGCAACTTGGCTTTGCCATTGATAACCTTGGTGATGTCAATGGCGATGGTTATGAAGATATAATCGTGGGTGCACCGAATAATATGGAGCATGGGCAGGTGTTGGGCGCTGCAGGCAAGGCTTATGTATTCCTTGGTGGTAATCCGATGGATACGCTGCCGGACTGGTGGTATTATGGCACACGGGACTTGCAGAACTTTGGTATGGTCGTCTCCAACGCCGGTGATTTCAATGGTGATGGGTATAACGATTTTATGGTCGGTGATTTCTTCTATCCTGAACCTGGTAGTTCCATTGGCAGGGTTTTACTCTTTTATGGTGGCCCAGAACTGGACACCTTTCCTGACTGGCACATAGAAGGAATCCCATTCATTACCCATGATTTAGGCAATTCGCTTGATTGTATTGGTGATTATAATGGCGATGGATATGATGACATTGTTGTGGGTAATTATTCCTATGAAGGGGCAATGAACGATTGTTTCACAGGACGGATATTATTATATCTTGGTGGTCCATCACCTGATACGATTCCTGATGCAGTTTATGTCGGTAAGGTATATTATGAGGATGGGGTTGGTGGGGTTTGCAATGCTGGGGATGTGAATGGGGATGGCATTAACGAAGTCATCTATCGTCTTGATTATGCAGGTGCCTGGGGTTGTGTCAGGGTAGCCAAAATCACCGAAGCCGGACTGCCTGATTCTATCACCTGCAAAGGTGGTGATAAATATATTCTAATTAAATGGCACGGCAAATTTGAAGAAAATACCAGTCATTATCAGATACTAAAAAATACCCAACCCGATACCACAGGCTGGCATCAATTACAGACTATTAATCCCAAAAACCCACCGTTTTATAATATCCTTGATACCGCAGTTGAATTTTCTAATACCTATTATTACTGGGTCAGGGTTTATGATAACTGGGGCAAGTTTGACCATCATGGACCATTTTCTGCCCAACCTTCACCGATAACAATTGCACAATTCAGTGGTTATCAGGACTTTGGTGGCTTTGTAAACTTAAAATGGCAGATTTCAGGTGGTGATATTACGGGCTTCAATCTCTATCGTGAGGTAAATAACACAAAAGAAAAGATTGCGACATTAGGTCCTGAGAGAAATAGTTATAGCGATGTAACAAACGAAAAAGATATTCAATATTATCTTGGGATTGTGCAGAGTTCAAAAGAGGAAAGAATGATTGGACCGTTAGTGCCATCAGGGATAATTACGATTATGCCCAATCCATTTCGTAATAGTGTTAAACTTGGGCTTCGTGCGGGTAAGTATGGTAGATATAGTCTGGAAGTTTATAATGTATTAGGGCAGAGAGTCAGGACTATTTTCAATGAAGAGAAGCAGGCAGGATATTATGAGGTTATCTGGGATGGTAAGGATGATTTGAATCGTCGGTTGCCTGCAGGTGTGTATTTCATAACCTACCAGATGGGCACCTCAAAGGCAACTGTTAAGGTGGTGATGTTGAGATAAGGAGTAAATTTGACCTAAAATGTTTACGCCTTAACTCAAAGGCGGACATTTTTTGTGGAGTTAATCTGTAAGG from candidate division WOR-3 bacterium carries:
- a CDS encoding T9SS type A sorting domain-containing protein — its product is MKRRQRYGHSEKRLQFLFTVVFIVLILSSPSYAQDSLNVRWINACFGNSARDVTYSEIENNKYTFVSLHGSILILNVNDPSHPQKIKEIGHPGEGWLNPLQGCGIAVYDTLFLIACGHYGLWIYNIAVPSNPVRLSTCKTPRASNVAVSGNYAYVADAESGLIIIDISDLTSPQIISNFYIPPPGGVDVVVSDTIAYVAGDEVWIINISNPYQPALISIWNPHNLLEAVTQIDKEGNFLYVTETGISVCGFWIIDVSNPSNPISADSIRVGWARYIDASGQYAYCTAGVGLMILNISNPYNSYPIVTLNIGEDGQGLCSAGNYVYVAAMDSTLIVDASNPANPTIIGVYSHFKNCPRYIVVANNYGYVSMGVDGLRIIDISDPYHLTEIGYCDTPGAAAGIALSDSYAYIADGDSGLRVIDITNPYSPYEIGNLILPNYSFKNIVIDGTYAYIASGIKGLTIVDISNPSSPFFVSSLSPSGGYINATNIVKYRNYIYLLCAAGGVRIIDVSNPYHPFGIGRFKDGCSGGTGFNGDYALVTGCGPIYSVDIDDPSSLVPVDSLSTYYNIGMGDVKLMLHYAVAGGDGIPLYIVDFADPFNIVLSGYYYWNHHISEASFISIALKDNSIFITTDYGLQIFQFYGATGIAESLKIPKTNTSFTLNAEPNPFINNVKINWQIPSDMHFGDRFAQIMIFDVLGRVVKTYSIDKINHNENYVIWDSSDNSNHRLPPGVYFCCFSMNNHSVTKKIILLK
- a CDS encoding T9SS type A sorting domain-containing protein; the encoded protein is MINIVFAFFIFNPDNFGNNKIQSYCDTVILQSFQSYYHCLSDSLFWDFESSNGGFIAHGFSPYPGGWVWDSFMPWTQPHSGHKAWFMTSDWFWGLYEDNCSWILESPVIVLNSAGACTLSFYHWYNIEWWFDGGNLKISTDYGATWAIIYPLEPDSYPCPSAHNGNFGIPNEPCFSGDSSNLGWHLAKFLLDNYAGKIVILRWHFGSDPADVRPGWYIDDVKITNATGITRDVGTSSILRPVINVIPNVILYPLASYQNYGIDNANFKAFFQIDSLNTTIYIDSINISLPPQAETILTFNPWRTGNNSGITYGVSAYVKFFGDQYPLNDTVKMFTQTSQQFWEVLLKPFPLPSSGHSLAAHSDTSFMVFGIHIPGQYLDTTLVYITSRETWHGGPKNPFGPGSYGTVNFVNGKFYRIGGTNDFPNPLNRVDIYDPVSNLWTSGSPAPVGLIDQTSGVYKDSLIYIFGNGNWGYPTSNEVFIYDTYHDIWLSANPFPGTGRGTCAGGIIDSFIIIAGGFKTGGVFCSDYIVGKISSTNPTLITWGQWQAIPGMDSGRCRIPYTIDNLNKELWLLGGKLANALETGEVWSYNPYTNIWTNWQMQKPNPVCNVGSVVVAKTCYGNRGIFIPSGYHTNTYVREHELLHLRNQGAEEQKSFEMYTKCAYLQCLPNPARKFLKVKYQTTNKQDIQIKVFDASGRFVKMIVNRKGEIPGEKIAYWNLCDENGKTIPAGVYFIHLETSDGNMLLRKKVIKLK
- a CDS encoding FlgD immunoglobulin-like domain containing protein, yielding MQNKLKLPLIHRLQRNRRFSLTSYIIPLYPLFVIPLFPHLEKGDEGRFDRIFNKVKIILFSLLISALCFGTRFQTIWEKMEFPADTTLPPFVYGMRCCGVGDVNGDGYDDFLVNRSSGNYYYEQDTTLGEHVFLHYGRKFLSSEPDLIFFHHHINGGIYYYSDGFGNLVINGLGDVNGDGFDDFAIVAWNAITDTMPWGDIAQGGKIYIYFGSPSPDTIPEMIVTGHLIYNPPFWVGDRNPSAVCGSDVNGDGYKDIVIGFAEYSSSWNWYDRCRGRVYIYYGGPLLDTIPDVIINGGNYWMPFPARYEQLGFAIDNLGDVNGDGYEDIIVGAPNNMEHGQVLGAAGKAYVFLGGNPMDTLPDWWYYGTRDLQNFGMVVSNAGDFNGDGYNDFMVGDFFYPEPGSSIGRVLLFYGGPELDTFPDWHIEGIPFITHDLGNSLDCIGDYNGDGYDDIVVGNYSYEGAMNDCFTGRILLYLGGPSPDTIPDAVYVGKVYYEDGVGGVCNAGDVNGDGINEVIYRLDYAGAWGCVRVAKITEAGLPDSITCKGGDKYILIKWHGKFEENTSHYQILKNTQPDTTGWHQLQTINPKNPPFYNILDTAVEFSNTYYYWVRVYDNWGKFDHHGPFSAQPSPITIAQFSGYQDFGGFVNLKWQISGGDITGFNLYREVNNTKEKIATLGPERNSYSDVTNEKDIQYYLGIVQSSKEERMIGPLVPSGIITIMPNPFRNSVKLGLRAGKYGRYSLEVYNVLGQRVRTIFNEEKQAGYYEVIWDGKDDLNRRLPAGVYFITYQMGTSKATVKVVMLR